One Sphaerisporangium krabiense DNA segment encodes these proteins:
- a CDS encoding sugar ABC transporter substrate-binding protein: MFGKTWRRSPLALLCAGTLALGACSSGTAPSPKAPDAAAATGGGSEALGDLVKGSSYGAPPAAAPAAPPGKKVWIVSCGQSAIGCQTGAEAAREAAKAVGWEAQICDGRLNAGGAFAQCVRQGVAARPDAIITEAIDCSDIRQPLREAKAAGVPTVDFWGFDCDTGSGGEKLFTASVVPAREHPTNAAYQEAIGRARAAWIAAGSGGRASIVELVFQGTNIGAALHRGFTEGIAACAGCQVHPVDVTLSTFGDVRQIIESALLRNPDATWVSVPLDSLVLAGAAQAVAGSPRRSELRLIGGEGLPPNLNLIRGGQGQDAAVGQPIDWYGWAAVDTLIRVFAGEKPAPAGLGFQIVDRSANLPGSGAYTAPVDFRAAYRKAWGR; encoded by the coding sequence TTGTTCGGCAAGACCTGGAGGCGAAGTCCGCTCGCCCTGCTCTGCGCCGGGACGCTCGCGCTCGGCGCCTGCTCCTCCGGCACGGCCCCGTCCCCGAAGGCCCCGGACGCCGCCGCGGCCACGGGAGGAGGGAGCGAGGCCCTCGGCGACCTCGTCAAGGGCTCCTCCTACGGCGCCCCGCCGGCGGCCGCTCCCGCGGCGCCCCCGGGCAAGAAGGTGTGGATCGTCTCCTGCGGGCAGAGCGCGATCGGCTGCCAGACCGGCGCCGAGGCGGCCAGGGAGGCGGCGAAGGCCGTCGGCTGGGAGGCCCAGATCTGCGACGGCAGGCTGAACGCCGGCGGGGCCTTCGCCCAGTGCGTCCGCCAGGGCGTCGCCGCCCGCCCGGACGCGATCATCACCGAGGCCATCGACTGCTCGGACATCCGGCAACCCCTGCGGGAGGCCAAGGCCGCCGGCGTGCCGACCGTCGACTTCTGGGGCTTCGACTGCGACACCGGCTCCGGCGGCGAGAAGCTGTTCACCGCCTCCGTCGTGCCGGCGCGGGAACACCCCACCAACGCGGCCTACCAGGAGGCCATCGGCCGGGCACGGGCCGCGTGGATCGCGGCCGGGTCGGGCGGCCGGGCGTCGATCGTCGAGCTCGTCTTCCAGGGCACCAACATCGGCGCCGCGCTGCACCGAGGGTTCACCGAGGGCATCGCCGCGTGCGCCGGATGCCAGGTGCACCCCGTGGACGTGACGCTGAGCACGTTCGGCGACGTGCGCCAGATCATCGAGTCGGCCCTGCTCAGGAACCCCGACGCCACGTGGGTTTCTGTGCCGCTCGACTCGCTGGTCCTGGCCGGGGCCGCGCAGGCCGTCGCCGGCTCGCCGCGCCGGTCGGAGCTCCGGCTGATCGGCGGGGAGGGGCTGCCGCCCAACCTGAACCTCATCCGCGGCGGGCAGGGGCAGGACGCCGCGGTCGGCCAGCCCATCGACTGGTACGGATGGGCCGCCGTGGACACCCTGATCAGGGTCTTCGCCGGAGAGAAGCCGGCGCCCGCCGGCCTGGGCTTCCAGATCGTCGACCGGAGCGCCAACCTGCCCGGGTCCGGCGCGTACACGGCGCCGGTGGACTTCCGCGCCGCGTACCGGAAGGCGTGGGGGCGATGA
- a CDS encoding sugar ABC transporter ATP-binding protein, whose product MTAPPGPAGVVLRVEDVRKAYGAVAVLKGVSLTLRAGRVHALAGGNGSGKSTLIKVLAGIEQADAGTVRGPGRSAADLAGLTPAAAGRAGLRFVHQDLGLVLGMTVAENFALSRGFPTRLGAVSWSRLRRATAAALERLDLSIDPGVRVASLRPAERTMVAIARALADDEPGQVLVLDEPTASLPHHEVDVLLDALARRAAAGQAILYVSHRPAEVLSLAHHVTVLRDGVVAESRPTADLDRLRLAELIAGRSVEALYPRRAAAAGPAATPERPVVQVRGLCAGPLREVGLEAHAGEIVGVAGLLGSGRSTLLRSLFGAVAPRSGSILIDGRPLPPSVPAAIRAGVALVPEDRHGDALFGEFSVVRNTTIATLDRHVRWSWLRPSSERAAARGAVAGFGITAAAVGQPITRLSGGNQQKVVLARWLERAPRVLLLDEPTQGVDVMARADIYQRLRTVAASGAAVVVASSDVEELAHLCDRVVVLRAGRVTAHLRGAEVAIPAIVTSSYADQEAS is encoded by the coding sequence ATGACGGCCCCACCCGGCCCGGCCGGCGTCGTGCTGCGCGTCGAGGACGTGCGCAAGGCCTACGGCGCGGTCGCGGTGCTCAAGGGCGTCTCGCTGACCCTGCGCGCCGGGCGGGTCCACGCCCTCGCCGGCGGCAACGGGTCCGGCAAGTCCACCCTGATCAAGGTGCTGGCCGGGATCGAGCAGGCGGACGCGGGCACCGTGCGCGGGCCCGGACGCTCCGCCGCCGACCTGGCCGGTCTCACACCGGCGGCGGCCGGCCGGGCCGGGCTGCGCTTCGTGCACCAGGACCTCGGCCTGGTCCTCGGCATGACCGTGGCGGAGAACTTCGCGCTCTCCCGCGGGTTCCCGACCCGGCTCGGGGCCGTGTCCTGGTCCCGGCTGCGCCGCGCGACGGCCGCCGCGCTGGAGCGTCTCGACCTCTCGATCGACCCGGGGGTGAGGGTCGCGAGCCTGCGCCCGGCGGAACGGACCATGGTGGCGATCGCCCGCGCGCTCGCCGACGACGAGCCGGGCCAGGTCCTCGTGCTCGACGAACCCACCGCGAGCCTGCCCCACCACGAGGTCGACGTCCTCCTCGACGCGCTGGCCCGCAGGGCCGCCGCCGGGCAGGCGATCCTCTACGTCAGCCATCGGCCGGCCGAGGTGCTGTCGCTGGCGCACCATGTGACGGTCCTGCGGGACGGGGTGGTCGCCGAGAGCCGGCCCACCGCGGACCTCGACCGGCTCCGGCTGGCCGAGCTCATCGCCGGCCGGTCGGTGGAGGCCCTCTATCCGCGGCGCGCCGCCGCGGCAGGACCGGCCGCGACCCCGGAACGGCCGGTGGTCCAGGTCCGCGGCCTCTGCGCCGGACCGCTGCGCGAGGTCGGCCTGGAGGCGCACGCCGGGGAGATCGTGGGCGTGGCGGGGCTGCTCGGCTCCGGCCGCTCGACGCTGCTGCGCAGCCTGTTCGGCGCCGTCGCGCCGCGCTCCGGCTCGATACTGATCGATGGACGGCCGCTGCCGCCCTCCGTGCCGGCCGCCATCCGGGCAGGGGTGGCCCTGGTCCCCGAGGACCGGCACGGCGACGCGCTGTTCGGCGAGTTCTCGGTCGTGCGGAACACCACGATCGCCACGCTCGACCGGCACGTGCGGTGGTCGTGGCTGCGGCCGTCCAGCGAGCGGGCCGCGGCCCGCGGCGCGGTCGCCGGCTTCGGCATCACGGCCGCGGCCGTGGGGCAGCCGATCACCCGGCTGTCGGGCGGGAACCAGCAGAAGGTCGTCCTCGCCCGCTGGCTCGAGCGGGCGCCCCGCGTGCTCCTGCTCGACGAGCCCACCCAGGGCGTCGACGTGATGGCCAGGGCCGACATCTACCAGCGGCTCAGGACCGTGGCCGCCAGCGGCGCCGCCGTGGTGGTCGCCTCCTCCGACGTCGAGGAACTGGCGCACCTCTGCGACCGGGTCGTGGTGCTGCGGGCCGGGCGCGTGACCGCGCACCTGCGCGGCGCCGAGGTCGCCATCCCCGCCATCGTCACCTCCTCCTACGCCGACCAGGAGGCGTCATGA
- a CDS encoding amidohydrolase family protein, with translation MSEAAALLITGGWVVSGDPVIGTARDTDVLVRDGKIAEVGQGIVAPGAEAIDASGMLVLPGLVDAHKHTWQSAVRHRCTGMDLMTYFGEMFGRLGPRYRPRDVYAGNLLGALAALDAGTTTLMDWSHVQNSPGHGDAAIQALREAGVRAVFGHGWPLVDLPEWIMGSTRDHTGDLRRIREDLLFDDDALVTLALAGRGPELSTMDVTRNDLAMARDLGIRTSIHMGCGERFGAMAAIARLNAAGLLGPDLTFVHCSENSDDELRMMADHGVGAAVAPQHEQGFPGIGHTPIDRLRGLGVTTGLSSDTETFGAADLFTQMKMALAAVRSRVNTGRSRFEDPPSAFSAEDVFHLATQGAADVLGLGDRVGSLTPGKAADIVLLRATDLNLHPVTDPVAAVVNAAHPGNVDTVLVAGAVRKRGGVLTGVDQDRLRDLAEESRRHVLAT, from the coding sequence ATGAGCGAGGCCGCCGCCCTGCTGATCACGGGAGGCTGGGTCGTCTCCGGTGACCCCGTGATCGGGACCGCGCGGGACACCGACGTCCTGGTGCGGGACGGAAAGATCGCCGAGGTGGGCCAGGGGATCGTGGCGCCCGGCGCCGAGGCGATCGACGCGTCCGGCATGCTCGTGCTGCCCGGGCTCGTCGACGCCCACAAGCACACCTGGCAGTCCGCCGTGCGCCACCGGTGCACCGGCATGGACCTGATGACCTACTTCGGGGAGATGTTCGGCAGGCTAGGACCCCGGTACCGGCCGCGGGACGTGTACGCCGGCAACCTGCTCGGCGCGCTCGCCGCCCTCGACGCCGGCACGACGACGCTCATGGACTGGTCACACGTGCAGAACTCCCCCGGGCACGGCGACGCCGCGATCCAGGCCCTGCGGGAGGCGGGCGTGCGCGCGGTGTTCGGCCACGGCTGGCCCCTGGTGGACCTCCCCGAGTGGATCATGGGGAGCACCCGCGACCACACCGGCGACCTGCGCCGGATCCGCGAGGACCTGCTCTTCGACGACGACGCCCTCGTCACCCTGGCGCTGGCCGGGCGCGGTCCGGAGCTCTCCACGATGGACGTGACCCGCAACGACCTCGCGATGGCCCGCGACCTCGGCATCCGCACCTCCATCCACATGGGCTGCGGCGAGCGGTTCGGCGCGATGGCCGCGATCGCCCGGCTGAACGCCGCCGGTCTGCTCGGCCCCGACCTGACGTTCGTCCACTGCAGCGAGAACAGCGACGACGAGCTGCGGATGATGGCCGACCACGGCGTGGGCGCCGCGGTCGCCCCGCAGCACGAGCAGGGCTTCCCCGGCATCGGGCACACCCCGATCGACCGGCTGCGCGGCCTCGGCGTCACGACCGGGCTCAGCAGCGACACCGAGACGTTCGGCGCCGCCGACCTGTTCACCCAGATGAAGATGGCGCTGGCCGCCGTCAGGAGCCGGGTGAACACCGGCCGGTCCCGCTTCGAGGACCCGCCGAGCGCCTTCTCCGCCGAGGACGTGTTCCACCTGGCCACCCAGGGCGCCGCCGACGTGCTCGGCCTCGGCGACCGGGTGGGCAGCCTCACGCCGGGCAAGGCCGCCGACATCGTGCTGCTCCGGGCGACCGACCTCAACCTCCACCCCGTGACCGACCCGGTGGCCGCGGTGGTCAATGCCGCGCACCCCGGCAACGTCGACACGGTCCTCGTCGCCGGAGCGGTCCGCAAGCGGGGCGGCGTGCTGACCGGCGTCGACCAGGACCGGCTGCGCGACCTCGCGGAGGAGTCCCGCCGGCACGTTCTGGCGACCTGA
- a CDS encoding alpha/beta hydrolase has product MTLDSGFAGFLGMLRSVGAPGSFDGEPDEMRARMTQAIESGWDPAAFAPVASEEDVTAGGLRLKVFRPHAAGPVPTVLYFHPGGFVMGSAHLMRDVARRLSHELSAVVVSVDYRLAPEDPFPAAVEDAADALAWARANLDRLGADPGRIGLAGESSGGNLAAVTALRAARSGDPVRALLLASPVTDFTTSYPSMTENAAGYFLEAKDLTVISELYFGGDPEAARDARVSPALAEDLGALPPTVVGVAGFDPLRDDGVVFAARLLRAGVPTTLRVYADLIHPFFGMPAASPAADRAVTELTALFGARLG; this is encoded by the coding sequence ATGACCCTCGACAGCGGATTCGCCGGCTTTCTCGGCATGCTCCGCTCCGTCGGCGCACCCGGATCGTTCGACGGTGAGCCCGACGAGATGCGCGCCAGAATGACCCAGGCCATCGAGAGCGGCTGGGACCCCGCGGCCTTCGCGCCGGTCGCCTCGGAGGAGGACGTCACCGCCGGGGGCCTGCGCCTGAAGGTGTTCCGGCCGCACGCCGCCGGGCCGGTCCCGACGGTGCTGTACTTCCACCCCGGCGGCTTCGTCATGGGCAGCGCCCACCTCATGCGGGACGTCGCCCGCCGCCTGAGCCACGAGTTGTCGGCCGTCGTGGTGTCGGTCGACTACCGGCTGGCCCCGGAGGACCCGTTCCCCGCCGCCGTCGAGGACGCCGCGGACGCGCTCGCCTGGGCGCGGGCCAACCTCGACCGCCTCGGCGCCGACCCCGGCCGGATCGGCCTGGCCGGGGAGAGCTCCGGCGGCAACCTGGCCGCCGTCACCGCGCTGCGCGCCGCCCGGAGCGGCGACCCGGTCCGCGCCCTGCTGCTCGCCTCCCCGGTCACGGACTTCACCACGTCGTATCCCTCGATGACCGAGAACGCCGCCGGGTACTTCCTGGAGGCCAAGGACCTGACCGTGATCAGCGAGCTCTACTTCGGCGGCGACCCGGAGGCCGCGCGGGACGCGCGGGTGTCCCCGGCCCTCGCCGAGGACCTCGGCGCGTTGCCCCCCACCGTCGTGGGCGTCGCCGGGTTCGACCCGTTGCGCGACGACGGCGTCGTCTTCGCGGCCCGGCTGCTGCGGGCGGGCGTGCCCACCACGCTCCGGGTCTACGCCGACCTCATCCACCCCTTCTTCGGAATGCCCGCCGCGTCACCCGCCGCGGACCGGGCCGTCACCGAGCTCACCGCGCTGTTCGGGGCCCGGCTCGGCTGA